One Vibrio campbellii CAIM 519 = NBRC 15631 = ATCC 25920 genomic window carries:
- a CDS encoding M20/M25/M40 family metallo-hydrolase: protein MTQINQERLVEHFCQLVRIDSESMNEKKIAETLAEQLGELGFTVHKLPVPEHISNGFNVYARLEGKKEGSILMSCHMDTVTPGIGIEPIIEDGIIRSKGNTILGGDDKSGIAAIMEAVRCIQAENLKHKTLELAFTVHEEGGLFGSEYFDMAHVTSKEAIVLDTGGPVGTIVTAAPGQQKIVATIKGRPAHAGLAPEEGISAIMVAADAINQMKLLRIDEETTANIGMVNGGQATNIVMPELKIVAEARSLNGEKLEAQVNHMISTFESVCEKHGAEVEIESSRAYDAFVIEEDNSHVSAIKAAFADMGIDAFTKGTGGGSDANNFNKKGLTTVNLSTGMAKVHTTEEFIAVDDMVKITEFVKHFLIK, encoded by the coding sequence ATGACACAAATTAATCAAGAACGTCTAGTTGAACATTTCTGCCAACTGGTTCGCATCGACAGCGAATCTATGAATGAAAAAAAAATTGCAGAAACTCTAGCTGAGCAACTGGGCGAACTAGGCTTTACGGTTCACAAACTACCTGTACCAGAACACATTTCTAATGGCTTTAACGTGTACGCTCGTCTAGAAGGTAAGAAAGAAGGCTCTATCCTAATGAGCTGCCACATGGATACAGTAACGCCTGGTATCGGCATTGAGCCAATCATCGAAGATGGCATCATTCGCTCTAAAGGCAATACGATCCTTGGCGGTGATGACAAGTCTGGCATCGCAGCAATCATGGAAGCGGTTCGCTGCATCCAAGCTGAAAACCTAAAGCACAAAACGTTAGAGCTTGCTTTCACTGTACATGAAGAAGGCGGTCTGTTCGGCTCTGAGTACTTCGACATGGCGCACGTAACGTCTAAAGAAGCGATCGTACTGGATACAGGCGGTCCTGTCGGCACCATCGTGACAGCGGCACCTGGTCAGCAAAAAATCGTTGCGACAATCAAAGGCCGCCCAGCACACGCAGGTCTAGCACCTGAAGAAGGCATCAGTGCAATCATGGTAGCGGCAGATGCAATCAACCAGATGAAGCTACTTCGTATCGACGAAGAAACCACAGCAAACATCGGTATGGTAAACGGCGGTCAAGCGACAAACATCGTAATGCCAGAACTGAAGATCGTTGCTGAAGCACGCTCTCTAAACGGTGAGAAGCTAGAAGCGCAAGTGAACCACATGATCTCTACCTTCGAGTCGGTATGTGAAAAACACGGCGCAGAAGTTGAAATCGAATCAAGCCGCGCGTACGACGCATTTGTTATCGAAGAAGACAACTCTCACGTCTCAGCAATCAAAGCGGCATTTGCTGACATGGGCATCGATGCATTCACAAAAGGCACTGGTGGCGGTAGCGACGCAAACAACTTCAACAAGAAAGGTCTAACAACGGTAAACCTTTCTACTGGTATGGCAAAAGTACACACCACTGAAGAATTCATTGCCGTTGACGACATGGTGAAAATTACTGAGTTCGTTAAGCATTTCTTAATAAAATAA